The segment CTGATGCTCTAGCATCTGCAGCTGGTGGGGGTGTAACTGACGGTGTGATTGTTGAATCTAAAGTTGCCTCCTCCCTAAGATTAGAAGGCACACTtcggaagttattttcccaagatGGTGCTGCTCTTGAGGTGGTATTATAACTTGCAAAAGGAGGAGGAAGTGGAACTCGCTCTGGAGACTTTGCAAGTCGACGCCTAGTTAGTAAAAACACAAATAACAAATGAGACAATCAAGCCAACTAGGAATGGTAAATAAGAAATATGTGTAACTACACTTGCTCTTGCTTCTGCTTACCCCAGTATTCCAAGCTGTAATGTTGCTTTGTACTGCAAAGGTATTTCCATGAGTGCTG is part of the Triticum urartu cultivar G1812 unplaced genomic scaffold, Tu2.1 TuUngrouped_contig_8870, whole genome shotgun sequence genome and harbors:
- the LOC125532038 gene encoding E3 ubiquitin-protein ligase RGLG2-like; protein product: MSKKISQSIKETEFALSALMEIPLQYKATLQLGILGRRLAKSPERVPLPPPFASYNTTSRAAPSWENNFRSVPSNLREEATLDSTITPSVTPPPAADARASELQFCPVCLAKPRDMAFGCGHQTCSGCGPQVADCPICRRPIDTRVKLY